The DNA sequence CCGAGCAGTTTACCTTCCGGACCGACAACGTAAACGTTCGCCCCGATGACATCCTTCAGTACCCCGGCAATGTCGTCAAAGTTCACTTGATAGCTGACGTTTTTTTGTAATAGCTTATTGATGCGACGTGTTTTCTCCAACAGAGTCATTTGTTGTTCCTTCCTCCTACAATGTTCGACAATTTGTGACTTCTCTCTTATTATAACAGAAAGTTTGTCCATTTGTTACCCAATCTTTGAACACTTATCAACTTTATTGACACTCGCTCATCCTTTTAAACCTTAACGCGAGAAACTGTGACTGTTCGCGCTTAACAGGGCGAAAATGAGCTTACGCCAACGTTCTAATTGGGTATTAATGCGACTACTGACCTGCAAGTGCGTTTTCGACAACTAATTATAGCATAATTAGAAGTCTAAGTCTAAACTTTCCCAAAAGAAAACTCCGTGACGATTTCGTGACATTTTTATAGATGCGCCATTAGCGATGGTCGCCACAAAATCCACTCCACTTTCCCTTCCAATAAGTGAAAGGGTACGAGGCCGACGCTATCGTAACGGCTGTCGCGACTGGCGGACTTGTGCCGGTTGTCGCCCATTACGAACACTGTTTTTTCCTTAACGGCGACTGGACCGTAATTCCCGTCTTCGATCGGTACATCGATGTACGCCTCCTTAACGCTTTTGCCGTTGACGTACAGCGTAGCGCCTCGTATTTCCACGACATCTCCCGAAATGCCGACGACTCGCTTCACTAAATATCTCCCCTGGCGATGGGGATCGGCAAACGTAATGACGTCCCCTCTCTTTGGCTCGGTCACGACAAAATAAAATTTGTTGATGAACAACGTGTCACCGTCCTGCAACGTCGGAGCCATCGACGTCCCATTGACGACAGATAGTGAAAAACCGTAATGGTGTACGGTGAACGTTAAGAGGACGACCGCAGCACAGGCGGCCGTCC is a window from the Numidum massiliense genome containing:
- the lepB gene encoding signal peptidase I is translated as MTKVNQELPELDTLTNRTPVEPGRKRALKWLSEVKLRRWTAACAAVVLLTFTVHHYGFSLSVVNGTSMAPTLQDGDTLFINKFYFVVTEPKRGDVITFADPHRQGRYLVKRVVGISGDVVEIRGATLYVNGKSVKEAYIDVPIEDGNYGPVAVKEKTVFVMGDNRHKSASRDSRYDSVGLVPFHLLEGKVEWILWRPSLMAHL